From a single Nostoc edaphicum CCNP1411 genomic region:
- a CDS encoding calcium-binding protein, with the protein MGTYTGDNSNNTFIADEDGQPWLLSGKGGDDYLAGKSQNDTIYGDEGNDNLLGGGGNDILYGGTGNDNLYGGTGFDSLYGGDGDDRISDTDGIVNGGAGTDTLVADYSQLNNGAGVDVGYLGQNAIFSRLTGNSVLSYSNIERFEITGTQYADVLRGTAGNDILNGGAGDDQIFGGAGYDTLNGGDGNDRITDTDGIVNGGAGTDTLVADYSQLTGAGVDVGFNGQNAIYSRLTGNPVLNYSNIERFEITGTQYADVLRGTAGNDILNGGAGDDLIFGGAGYDTLNGGDGNDRITDTDGIVDGGAGTDTLVADYSQLNNGAGIEVAYQGKNSIFSRFTGNPVLNYSNVERFEITGTQYTDVLRGTAGNDILNGGAGNDVLIGSAGNDTLNGGDGTDTLVADYSQLTGAGVDVGFNGQNAIFSRLTGNSVLNYSNIERFEITGTQYADVLRGTAGNDILNGGAGDDLIFGGAGYDTLNGGDGNDRITDTDGTVNGGAGTDTLVADYSQLNNGAGVDVGFNGQNAIFSRLTGNSVLNYSNIERFEITGTQYADVLRGTAGNDILNGGAGDDQIFGGAGYDTLNGGDGNDRITDTDGTVNGGAGTDTLVADYSQLNNGAGVDVGFNGQNAIFSRLTGNSILNYSNIERFELTGSQYADVLRGTAANDILNGGAGDDQIFGGAGYDTLNGGDGNDRITDTDGIVNGGAGTDTLVADYSQLNNGAGVDVGFNGQNAIFSRLTGNSILNYSNIERFEITGTQYADVLRGTAGNDILNGGAGDDQIFGGAGYDTLNGGDGNDRITDTDGTVNGGAGTDTLVADYSQLNNGAGVDVGFNGQNAIFSRLTGNSVLNYSNIERFELTGSQYADVLRGAAGNDILTGGAGNDQLIAGAGNDLLVGGIGNDILTGGAGADQFVFNSKLEGLDIIKDFSRVEGDKIQISKIGFGVTDVSAFSYNDATGALLFQGTQFATLENKPTNFAVSLDIQLI; encoded by the coding sequence ATGGGAACATACACAGGTGATAATTCTAACAACACTTTTATCGCTGACGAAGACGGACAACCTTGGTTACTGTCTGGAAAAGGAGGCGATGACTACCTAGCTGGAAAATCTCAGAACGACACAATTTATGGTGATGAAGGTAATGACAACCTACTTGGTGGAGGTGGTAACGACATCCTATATGGCGGAACTGGTAACGATAACCTATATGGTGGAACAGGCTTCGATAGCTTGTATGGCGGCGATGGCGATGACAGAATATCTGACACAGATGGTATTGTCAATGGTGGTGCTGGTACTGATACTTTAGTTGCAGATTACAGCCAGTTGAATAATGGGGCTGGTGTTGATGTCGGATACCTGGGTCAAAATGCTATCTTCAGTCGCTTGACTGGGAATTCTGTACTTAGCTACAGCAATATTGAGCGATTTGAAATTACAGGCACTCAATACGCCGATGTCCTGCGTGGTACTGCTGGCAATGACATCCTCAATGGTGGCGCTGGTGATGACCAGATTTTTGGTGGTGCTGGCTATGATACGCTCAATGGTGGTGATGGCAACGACAGAATCACTGACACAGATGGTATTGTCAATGGTGGTGCTGGCACTGATACTCTAGTTGCAGATTACAGCCAATTAACCGGGGCTGGTGTTGATGTCGGATTTAATGGACAAAATGCCATCTACAGCCGCTTAACTGGAAATCCTGTACTCAACTACAGCAATATTGAGCGATTTGAAATTACAGGCACACAATACGCCGATGTCCTGCGTGGTACTGCTGGCAATGATATTCTCAATGGTGGTGCTGGTGATGACCTAATCTTTGGTGGTGCTGGCTATGATACGCTCAACGGTGGCGATGGCAACGACAGAATCACTGATACAGATGGTATTGTTGATGGTGGTGCTGGTACTGATACTCTAGTTGCAGATTACAGCCAGTTGAATAATGGGGCTGGTATTGAAGTGGCATACCAGGGTAAAAATTCTATCTTCAGCCGCTTTACTGGGAACCCTGTACTCAACTACAGCAATGTTGAGCGATTTGAAATTACAGGTACACAATATACCGATGTCCTACGTGGTACTGCTGGCAATGACATCCTTAATGGCGGTGCTGGCAATGACGTGCTGATTGGTAGTGCTGGCAATGATACGCTCAACGGTGGCGATGGCACTGATACTCTAGTTGCAGATTACAGCCAATTAACCGGGGCTGGTGTTGATGTCGGATTTAATGGACAGAATGCCATCTTCAGCCGCTTGACTGGGAATTCTGTACTCAATTACAGCAATATTGAGCGATTTGAAATTACAGGCACACAATACGCCGATGTCCTACGTGGTACTGCTGGCAATGACATCCTCAATGGTGGTGCTGGTGATGACCTAATCTTTGGTGGTGCTGGCTATGATACGCTCAACGGTGGCGATGGCAACGACAGAATCACTGACACAGATGGTACTGTCAATGGTGGTGCTGGTACTGATACTTTAGTTGCAGATTACAGCCAGTTGAATAATGGGGCTGGTGTTGATGTCGGATTTAATGGACAAAATGCCATCTTCAGCCGCTTGACTGGGAATTCTGTACTCAACTACAGCAATATTGAGCGATTTGAAATTACAGGCACTCAATACGCCGATGTCCTGCGTGGTACTGCTGGCAATGACATCCTTAATGGCGGCGCTGGTGATGACCAGATTTTTGGTGGTGCTGGCTATGATACGCTCAATGGTGGCGATGGCAACGACAGAATCACTGACACAGATGGTACTGTCAATGGTGGTGCTGGTACTGATACTTTAGTTGCAGACTACAGCCAGTTGAATAATGGGGCTGGTGTTGATGTCGGATTTAATGGACAAAATGCCATCTTCAGCCGCTTGACTGGAAATTCTATACTCAACTACAGCAATATTGAGCGATTTGAACTGACCGGTTCACAATATGCCGATGTCCTACGTGGTACTGCTGCCAATGACATCCTCAATGGTGGCGCTGGTGATGACCAGATTTTTGGTGGTGCTGGCTATGATACGCTCAATGGTGGCGATGGCAACGACAGAATCACTGACACAGATGGTATTGTCAATGGTGGTGCTGGTACTGATACTTTAGTTGCAGATTACAGCCAGTTGAATAATGGGGCTGGTGTTGATGTCGGATTTAATGGACAAAATGCCATCTTCAGCCGCTTGACTGGAAATTCTATACTCAACTACAGCAATATTGAGCGATTTGAAATTACAGGCACTCAATACGCCGATGTCCTACGTGGTACTGCTGGCAATGACATCCTCAATGGTGGCGCTGGTGATGACCAGATTTTTGGTGGTGCTGGCTATGATACGCTCAATGGTGGTGATGGCAACGACAGAATCACTGACACAGATGGTACTGTCAATGGTGGTGCTGGTACTGATACTTTAGTTGCAGACTACAGCCAGTTGAATAATGGGGCTGGTGTTGATGTCGGATTTAATGGACAAAATGCCATCTTCAGCCGCTTGACTGGAAATTCTGTACTCAACTACAGTAATATTGAGCGATTTGAACTGACCGGTTCACAATATGCCGATGTCCTGCGTGGTGCTGCTGGCAATGATATCCTCACTGGTGGCGCTGGTAATGACCAGCTGATTGCTGGTGCTGGCAACGATCTTCTGGTTGGTGGAATTGGCAATGATATTCTGACTGGTGGTGCTGGTGCGGATCAGTTTGTCTTCAATTCCAAACTTGAAGGACTTGACATTATCAAGGACTTCAGTCGGGTGGAAGGTGACAAGATTCAGATTTCTAAAATTGGATTTGGTGTTACTGATGTTAGTGCTTTCAGCTACAATGACGCTACTGGTGCGTTGTTATTCCAAGGAACTCAATTTGCAACTCTTGAGAATAAGCCTACTAATTTCGCGGTTAGTTTGGACATCCAACTGATCTAG
- the hypE gene encoding hydrogenase expression/formation protein HypE yields MNFPPTNSIQNPLFQKIEKVRRRQSKVQDTHITLAHGSGGKAMRDLIDDIFVGNFDNPILSQLEDQASFNLAPLLQQGDRLAFTTDSYVVDPLFFPGSDIGELAVNGTVNDLAVSGAKPLYLTCSVILEEGLPVETLRRVANSMKAAAEKAGVQIVTGDTKVVHRGAADKLFINTAGIGIIPRGISISAHNIKPGDAVIINGEIGNHGTAILISRGELALETNIESDCQPLHSLVETILEVCPQIHAMRDATRGGLATVLNEFALSSDVGIRLYEESIAVREEVNGVCEILGLDPLYLANEGKLVVVAPKENADKILVAMKLHPAGKDACIIGEVIPSPPGIVLLKTVFGTERIVDMLVGDQLPRIC; encoded by the coding sequence ATGAATTTCCCCCCCACAAACTCAATACAAAATCCCCTATTCCAAAAAATAGAAAAAGTCCGCCGCCGCCAAAGTAAAGTGCAAGACACTCATATAACTCTCGCACATGGCAGTGGTGGTAAAGCCATGCGTGATTTAATAGATGATATCTTTGTCGGCAATTTTGATAACCCAATTCTCTCCCAACTAGAAGACCAAGCCAGCTTCAACTTAGCCCCTCTCCTCCAACAAGGAGACAGACTCGCATTTACAACAGATTCTTATGTTGTAGACCCGTTATTTTTCCCCGGTAGTGATATAGGAGAATTAGCCGTCAACGGTACAGTTAATGATTTAGCTGTCAGCGGTGCTAAACCTTTATATCTAACTTGTAGCGTAATTTTAGAAGAAGGATTACCTGTAGAAACCTTACGCCGTGTCGCAAACAGTATGAAAGCAGCCGCAGAAAAAGCGGGTGTTCAAATTGTCACTGGTGACACAAAAGTTGTACATCGTGGTGCTGCCGATAAACTCTTTATTAATACTGCTGGTATTGGTATCATCCCACGAGGAATTAGCATTTCAGCCCATAATATTAAACCTGGAGATGCCGTAATAATTAATGGTGAAATAGGTAATCATGGGACAGCAATTTTAATTTCCCGTGGCGAATTAGCCTTAGAAACTAATATTGAAAGTGACTGTCAGCCGTTGCATAGTTTAGTAGAAACTATTCTCGAAGTATGTCCCCAAATTCATGCTATGCGAGATGCTACACGCGGTGGTTTAGCCACAGTATTAAATGAATTTGCCCTCAGTTCCGATGTGGGCATTCGTCTCTATGAAGAATCTATTGCAGTGCGAGAAGAAGTCAACGGAGTTTGCGAAATTCTTGGTTTAGACCCATTGTATTTAGCTAATGAAGGTAAGCTAGTTGTAGTGGCTCCAAAAGAGAATGCTGACAAGATTTTAGTAGCGATGAAATTACACCCAGCAGGCAAAGATGCTTGTATCATTGGCGAAGTTATTCCTTCACCCCCAGGTATTGTATTGTTAAAAACAGTTTTTGGTACTGAAAGGATTGTTGATATGCTAGTAGGCGATCAATTGCCACGAATTTGTTAA
- a CDS encoding HypC/HybG/HupF family hydrogenase formation chaperone: MCLGIPGQIIEITNVNHKLAIVDIGGVKREVNIACIVDEQHPPEACIGDWVLVHVGFAMNRINEQEAAETLQLFQELAAAQVGNRE, translated from the coding sequence ATGTGTTTAGGAATTCCCGGACAAATTATAGAAATTACCAATGTTAACCATAAATTAGCGATAGTTGACATTGGTGGTGTTAAACGCGAGGTGAATATTGCTTGTATCGTAGATGAACAACATCCCCCCGAAGCTTGTATTGGGGATTGGGTACTAGTACATGTTGGCTTTGCTATGAATCGAATTAATGAACAAGAAGCGGCGGAAACTTTACAACTATTCCAAGAATTAGCAGCAGCACAAGTAGGGAATAGGGAATAG
- the hypA gene encoding hydrogenase maturation nickel metallochaperone HypA, with translation MHELGITQNIVAIVTENAKGAKVQRVLLEIGKLSAIMPDAIRFCFDICTQGTVLEGAILEILEIPGLAKCRQCGAEIDLDKPFGICSCGSVQLDLITGEELKIKEIEIEELCV, from the coding sequence ATGCACGAACTTGGAATTACCCAAAATATTGTGGCAATTGTGACTGAAAACGCCAAAGGCGCAAAAGTGCAGCGAGTTTTATTAGAAATTGGCAAACTTTCAGCCATTATGCCCGACGCTATCCGATTTTGTTTTGATATTTGCACCCAAGGTACAGTTTTAGAAGGGGCGATATTAGAAATTTTAGAAATTCCTGGATTAGCAAAATGTCGCCAATGTGGTGCAGAAATTGATTTAGATAAACCATTTGGTATCTGTAGTTGTGGAAGCGTGCAATTAGATTTAATTACTGGTGAAGAACTGAAAATTAAAGAAATAGAAATAGAGGAATTATGTGTGTAA
- the hypD gene encoding hydrogenase formation protein HypD, whose product MKYVDEFREPEKAEAIRREIAKLCRQLEKPIKIMEVCGGHTHSIFKYGIEEILPQTIELIHGPGCPVCVMPKGRLDDAIAISQNHNVIFATFGDAMRVPGSKTSLLQARAQGADIRMVYSPLDSLQIARDNPDKQVVFFALGFETTAPSTAFTILQAAAEEIPNFSMFSNHVLVIPALKALLDNPDLQLDGFVGPGHVSMVIGTDPYQFISQQYNKPIVVSGFEPLDILQSIWMLLQQLVENRCEVENQYNRIVEKTGNTVALQAINKVFAVRDSFDWRGLGDIPYSGLQIKPEYAQFDAELKFTIPNLKVADHKACKCGEILKGVLKPWECKVFGTACTPETPIGTCMVSSEGACAAYYKYGRLSTIAKRTIAQKPKITQEPLPACGFSSE is encoded by the coding sequence ATGAAATATGTTGACGAATTCCGCGAACCGGAAAAAGCTGAAGCGATACGCCGCGAAATCGCTAAATTATGCCGCCAGCTAGAAAAACCCATCAAAATCATGGAAGTATGTGGCGGACATACCCACTCTATATTTAAATATGGTATCGAAGAAATTTTACCCCAAACCATTGAACTAATTCATGGGCCTGGTTGTCCAGTATGCGTGATGCCAAAGGGGAGATTAGATGATGCGATCGCAATCTCCCAAAATCATAACGTCATTTTTGCCACCTTTGGCGACGCAATGCGAGTTCCCGGTTCCAAAACGAGTTTACTGCAAGCCAGGGCACAAGGTGCAGACATCCGTATGGTGTACTCTCCCCTAGACAGCCTGCAAATTGCTAGAGATAACCCCGACAAACAAGTAGTTTTTTTCGCATTAGGCTTTGAAACCACAGCCCCCAGCACCGCCTTCACGATTCTGCAAGCCGCAGCCGAAGAAATTCCTAACTTTAGTATGTTTTCTAATCACGTCCTCGTGATTCCCGCCCTCAAAGCACTATTAGATAATCCCGACTTACAACTTGATGGATTTGTTGGGCCTGGCCATGTCAGCATGGTAATTGGCACTGACCCATACCAATTTATTTCCCAACAATATAATAAGCCAATTGTCGTCTCAGGATTTGAACCTTTAGATATTCTCCAATCAATTTGGATGCTGTTGCAACAGCTAGTAGAAAATCGTTGCGAAGTCGAAAACCAATATAACCGAATTGTAGAAAAAACTGGAAATACAGTAGCGCTGCAAGCCATAAACAAAGTTTTCGCCGTCCGAGATAGTTTTGATTGGCGCGGCTTAGGTGACATCCCTTATTCAGGATTACAAATTAAACCTGAATATGCTCAATTTGATGCCGAACTTAAATTTACCATTCCTAACCTCAAAGTAGCCGACCATAAAGCTTGTAAATGTGGAGAAATTCTCAAAGGAGTCTTAAAGCCTTGGGAGTGCAAAGTATTTGGTACAGCTTGCACACCAGAAACACCAATTGGTACTTGCATGGTATCTTCCGAAGGTGCTTGTGCAGCCTATTACAAATACGGGCGACTCTCCACCATTGCCAAAAGAACAATCGCCCAAAAACCAAAAATAACTCAAGAACCCCTCCCCGCCTGTGGCTTCTCCTCAGAATGA
- the hypB gene encoding hydrogenase nickel incorporation protein HypB encodes MCVTCGCSDDGETKITNLETDETEHNHHHHTHTLPDGTVITHSHSHDTHIEAPQIHAKIHNTTISLEQDILAKNNLLAAQNRGWFKGRNILALNLMSSPGSGKTTLLTRTINDLKHQLSISVIEGDQETANDAKKIKETGSKVIQINTGTGCHLDASMIDRGLQQLNPPLNSVVMIENVGNLVCPALFDLGENAKVVILSVTEGEDKPLKYPHIFRASDVMILTKIDLLPYVDFDVQKCIEYAKQVNPKIQIFQVSATTGVGLDNWYKWVTKN; translated from the coding sequence ATGTGTGTAACCTGCGGCTGTTCTGATGATGGCGAAACCAAAATTACCAATTTAGAAACAGATGAAACGGAACATAACCATCATCACCATACTCATACTTTACCAGATGGTACTGTCATTACTCATTCCCACAGTCATGATACTCACATAGAAGCGCCTCAAATTCACGCCAAAATACACAATACAACGATATCCTTAGAACAGGATATATTGGCAAAGAATAACCTACTAGCTGCTCAAAATCGCGGATGGTTTAAAGGTCGAAATATTCTCGCCTTAAATTTAATGAGTTCTCCGGGTTCAGGTAAAACAACTCTTTTGACGCGAACCATTAATGATTTAAAACATCAATTATCTATTAGCGTCATTGAAGGCGACCAAGAAACTGCTAATGATGCCAAAAAAATTAAAGAAACAGGTTCTAAAGTCATCCAAATAAACACCGGAACAGGCTGTCATTTAGATGCCTCAATGATAGACAGGGGTTTACAACAACTAAATCCGCCACTGAATTCAGTTGTGATGATTGAAAATGTGGGAAATTTGGTTTGTCCAGCCTTATTTGATTTGGGAGAAAATGCAAAAGTCGTGATTCTCTCCGTCACAGAAGGAGAAGATAAGCCGCTAAAATACCCGCATATCTTCCGCGCTAGTGATGTAATGATTCTCACGAAAATTGATTTGCTACCTTATGTAGATTTTGATGTGCAAAAGTGTATAGAATATGCTAAACAGGTGAATCCCAAAATTCAGATTTTTCAGGTTTCTGCAACTACTGGTGTAGGTTTAGATAATTGGTATAAATGGGTAACTAAAAATTAA